A genomic region of Balaenoptera acutorostrata chromosome 4, mBalAcu1.1, whole genome shotgun sequence contains the following coding sequences:
- the VWA5B2 gene encoding von Willebrand factor A domain-containing protein 5B2 isoform X3 has translation MPGLYCPSSWTPLPLTDSWVRACANGPCLSLRARLTYHNPQPQPVDGVFVYPLAEAEVVSGFEAEAAGRRVSFQLQSRRRSQAACCRAVGPALGASTPRRCAQGHLVLDLAQARSTLVLPTGLIAAAGTMTVTLRSSRELPSRPDGVLRVALPSVLTPLAPPGPLGPPRPPGLCDDSPTSCFGMGSPEGDGPAWEEPAAPRDVFSGPARCPAPYTFSFEMLVTGPCLLAGLESPSHALRADAPPHASSAATICVTLAEGHHCDRALEILLHPSEPHQPHLMLEAGSLSSAEYEAQVRARRDFQRLQRRDSEGDRQMTTKGCPLWVEWIEKVSGARSCCQPRSELHSAWPRMTRGSRAQVWFLQRRFHKDILLNPVLVLSFCPDLSSKPGHLGTATRELLFLLDGSSMAHKDAIVLAVKSLPPQTLINLATFGTLVQPLFPESRPCSDEAVQLICESMEMLQAAGGPPDVRSALDWALGQPQHRAHPRQLFLLTAASPMAAETHQTLELMRWHRAAARCFSFGLGPACRQLLQDLSALSRGQAYFLRPGERLQPMLMQALRKALEPALSDISVDWFVPDAVEALLTPREIPALYPGDQLLGYCSLFRVDGFRSRPQGGQEPGWQSLGSSVFPSPEEAPSATSPGTEPTGTSEPLGTGTVSAELSSPWAAGDSDRIGADALTDPVTDPGPNPSSDAAIWRRIFQSSYIREQYVLTHCSASPEPGPGSTGSSESPASQGPGSPEGSAPLDPPSQQGCRSLAWGESAGSHSCPLPPPPPAPVKTGALSAEVLGRRRRAALTGRSLSSPPGQVNSVPRHLRHPSLGVAPDGPGPEPGQLLGQGLDDSGSLLSPAPMDWDMLMEPPFLFTAVPPSGELAPPAMLLPPQPPRCHVVIRALCGEQPMSWEVGVGLEMLWGPRDAGSLPPSPPERGSAWDQALHRLTAASVVRDNEQLALRGRGETRADRGHARRSWLRALQTSKVSSAPSCFTCPVAVDATTREVLPSALQVQSSEPAEPPGTPPASQGHLDAAPLPTVVHSKGGWEPDQIGNSSSALGDHAASIGGPHRLPPEPPSRLSLGRRKARGPDSHRLCSPNTGQASDSNSEGSNHDYLPLVRLQEAPGSFRLDAPFCAAVHISRERLCRASPFAAHRASLSPTSASSPWALLGHGAGQGDSATASCSPSPSSGSEGLGQVDSGRGSDTEASEGAEGPGGADLRGRTWATAVALAWLEHRCAAAFGEWELAAAKADCWLRAQHLPDGLDLANLKAAARGLFLLLRHWDQNLQLHLLCYSPANM, from the exons ATGCCCGGCCTGTACTGCCCCTCCAGCTGGACGCCGCTGCCCCTCACGGACTCCTGGGTTCGGGCCTGCGCCAATGGACCCTGCCTCAGCCTGCGGGCCCGGCTCACCTACCACAACCCACAGCCGCAGCCTGTGGACG GCGTGTTTGTGTACCCGCTGGCCGAGGCCGAAGTGGTTTCGGGCTTCGAGGCGGAGGCCGCCGGACGGCGCGTCTCCTTCCAGCTGCAGAGCCGGCGCCGCTCGCAGGCCGCCTGCTGCCGCGCGGTGGGCCCCGCGCTGGGGGCCTCAACACCCCGCCGCTGTGCGCAGG GTCATCTTGTCTTGGATCTGGCCCAGGCCCGGTCCACACTGGTGCTGCCCACAGGCCTCATCGCCGCAGCCGGCACCATGACAGTGACCCTGCGCAGCAGCCGGGAGCTGCCCTCCAGGCCTGACGGGGTGCTGCGCGTGGCCCTGCCCTCCGTGCTCACCCCTCTGGCCCCGCCAGGCCCGCTGGGGCCCCCCAGGCCTCCGGGGCTCTGTGACGACAG CCCCACCAGCTGCTTCGGAATGGGCAGCCCTGAGGGGGATGGACCAGCCTGGGAGGAGCCAGCTGCCCCTCGGGACGTGTTCTCAGGCCCTGCCCGTTGCCCGGCCCCGTACACCTTCTCCTTCGAGATGCTGGTGACTGGGCCATGCCTGCTGGCAG GCTTGGAGAGCCCCTCTCATGCTCTGCGGGCAGATGCCCCCCCTCATGCCAGCTCTGCAGCCACCATCTGTGTCACACTGGCAGAGGGCCACCACTGCGACCGGGCCTTGGAGATCCTGCTGCACCCCAGTG AGCCCCACCAGCCACACCTGATGCTGGAGGCCGGCAGCCTGAGCTCAGCAGAATACGAGGCCCAGGTGAGGGCCCGCCGGGATTTCCAGAGGCTGCAGCGAAGGGACAGTGAGGGGGACCGGCAG ATGACTACAAAAGGGTGCCCCCTCTGGGTGGAATGGATTGAGAAAGTCTCCGGGGCTAGGTCCTGCTGCCAGCCTAGGTCGGAGTTGCACTCAGCCTGGCCCAGGATGACTCGGGGCTCCCGTGCTCAGGTGTGGTTCCTGCAGCGACGCTTCCACAAGGACATCCTGCTGAACCCCGTGCTGGTGCTGAGCTTCTGCCCGGACCTGAGCTCCAAGCCTGGACACCTGGGCACAGCTACTCGGGAGCTCCTCTTCCTGTTGGATGGCAGCAGCATGGCACACAAG GATGCCATCGTTTTGGCTGTGAAGTCGCTCCCGCCCCAGACACTCATCAACCTGGCCACGTTTGGCACATTGGTGCAGCCCCTCTTCCCAGAGAGCCGGCCTTGCAGTGAT gaagctgtgCAGCTGATCTGCGAGAGCATGGAGATGCTGCAGGCTGCGGGCGGCCCCCCGGACGTGAGGTCTGCGCTGGACTGGGCCCTGGGGCAGCCCCAGCACAGGGCCCACCCTCGGCAGCTGTTCCTGCTCACCGCTGCCTCGCCCATGGCTGCTGAGACCCACCAAACCCTGGAGCTCATGAGGTGGCACAGGGCGGCAGCCAG GTGCTTCTCCTTTGGGCTGGGACCTGCCTGCCGCCAGCTGCTGCAGGATCTGTCTGCCCTCAGCAGGGGCCAGGCCTACTTCCTGAGGCCTGGGGAAAGGCTGCAGCCCATG CTGATGCAGGCCCTGCGGAAGGCACTGGAGCCCGCGTTGAGCGACATCTCTGTGGACTGGTTTGTGCCCGATGCGGTGGAGGCGCTGCTGACGCCCCGGGAGATCCCAGCGCTCTATCCCGGGGACCAGCTGCTCGGTTACTGCTCGCTCTTCAGGGTGGACGGCTTTCGGTCCCGCCCCCAAGGG GGCCAAGAGCCTGGCTGGCAGAGCTTGGGCAGCTCCGTGTTCCCATCCCCAGAGGAAGCACCATCTGCCACCAGCCCTGGCACCGAGCCCACTGGCACCTCAGAGCCACTGGGAACAGGCACTGTGTCAGCAGAGCTGTCCAgcccgtgggctgctggggacTCGGATCGGA TAGGTGCTGATGCTCTGACAGACCCAGTCACGGACCCGGGACCTAACCCCTCTTCTGACGCAGCCATATGGCGCCGCATCTTCCAGTCCTCGTACATCCGGGAGCAGTATGTGCTTACCCACTGCTCTGCCAGCCCAGAGCCAGGCCCAGGCTCCACAGGCAGCAGCGAGTCCCCCGCCTCCCAGGGCCCTGGGTCCCCCGAAGGCAGTGCTCCCCTGGATCCCCCTTCTCAGCAGGGCTGCCGCAGCCTGGCCTGGGGAGAATCTGCTGGCTCCCACTCCtgccccctgcctccacccccaccGGCTCCAGTCAAG ACTGGGGCCTTGAGTGCTGAGGTGTTGGGCCGTCGACGCAGAGCGGCTCTAACTGGCCGAAGCCTCTCATCCCCCCCAGGCCAGGTGAACTCAGTCCCTCGCCATCTCCGGCACCCCTCTCTGGGGGTAGCACCAGATGGGCCAGGCCCTGAGCCAGGGCAGCTGCTGGGACAGGGCCTGGATGACTCAG GAAGCctgctctccccagcccccatggACTGGGACATGTTGATGGAACCACCCTTCTTGTTCACGGCTGTTCCCCCCAGTGGGGAGTTGGCCCCTCCAGCAATGCTACTGCCTCCCCAGCCTCCACGCTGCCATGTGGTGATCCGGGCCCTGTGCGGGGAGCAGCCTATGAGCTGGGAGGTGGGCGTTGGGCTGGAGATGCTGTGGGGGCCTAGGGACGCTGGCTCACTGCCTCCGTCACCCCCTGAAAGAGGAAGTGCTTGGGACCAAGCACTCCATCGACTGACAGCGGCTTCCGTGGTCCGGGACAACGAGCAGCTGGCTCTCCGAGGACGGGGCGAGACCAGGGCTGACCGCG GTCATGCCCGGAGGTCCTGGCTCCGAGCCCTTCAGACAAGCAAGGTCAGCTCTGCCCCTTCCTGCTTCACTTGCCCTGTAGCTGTGGATGCTACCACCAGAGAGGTCCTACCTTCAGCCCTGCAGGTGCAGAGCTCAG AGCCAGCCGAACCCCCGGGCACCCCTCCTGCCTCTCAAGGTCATCTAGATGCAGCTCCTCTGCCCACAGTCGTCCACTCTAAAG GCGGCTGGGAGCCGGACCAAATTGGCAACTCCAGTTCTGCTTTGGGGGACCACGCAGCCTCCATCGGAGGTCCTCATCGTCTGCCCCCCGAGCCTCCCTCTCGGCTCAGCCTGGGCCGTCGGAAGGCCAGAGGCCCAGACAGCCATAGACTCTGCAGCCCCAACACGGGCCAAGCCAGTGACAGCAACAGTGAAGGCAGCAACCACGACTACCTACCCTTG GTGCGCTTGCAGGAGGCGCCCGGCTCCTTCCGCCTAGACGCGCCCTTCTGTGCAGCAGTGCACATCTCTCGGGAGCGCCTGTGCCGCGCCTCGCCCTTCGCTGCGCATCGCGCCAGCCTCAGCCCCACCTCGGCCTCCTCTCCCTGGGCACTGCTAGGCCATGGTGCTGGCCAGGGTGACAGTGCCACGGCCTCTTGCAGCCCGTCCCCCAGCTCGGGCTCCGAGGGTCTAGGCCAGGTGGACAGTGGCCGGGGCTCAGACACCGAGGCCTCGGAGGGGGCGGAAGGGCCTGGTGGTGCCGACCTGCGGGGCCGGACTTGGGCCACTGCTGTGGCGCTTGCGTGGCTGGAGCACCGCTGTGCCGCGGCCTTCGGCGAGTGGGAACTGGCGGCAGCTAAGGCTGACTGTTGGCTGCGGGCCCAGCACCTGCCCGACGGCCTCGACCTGGCCAACCTCAAGGCCGCAGCCCGGGGTCTCTTCCTGCTGCTGCGCCACTGGGACCAGAACCTGCAGCTGCACCTGCTGTGCTACAGCCCAGCAAACATGTGA
- the VWA5B2 gene encoding von Willebrand factor A domain-containing protein 5B2 isoform X6 has translation MPGLYCPSSWTPLPLTDSWVRACANGPCLSLRARLTYHNPQPQPVDGVFVYPLAEAEVVSGFEAEAAGRRVSFQLQSRRRSQAACCRAVGPALGASTPRRCAQGHLVLDLAQARSTLVLPTGLIAAAGTMTVTLRSSRELPSRPDGVLRVALPSVLTPLAPPGPLGPPRPPGLCDDSPTSCFGMGSPEGDGPAWEEPAAPRDVFSGPARCPAPYTFSFEMLVTGPCLLAGLESPSHALRADAPPHASSAATICVTLAEGHHCDRALEILLHPSEPHQPHLMLEAGSLSSAEYEAQVRARRDFQRLQRRDSEGDRQVWFLQRRFHKDILLNPVLVLSFCPDLSSKPGHLGTATRELLFLLDGSSMAHKDAIVLAVKSLPPQTLINLATFGTLVQPLFPESRPCSDEAVQLICESMEMLQAAGGPPDVRSALDWALGQPQHRAHPRQLFLLTAASPMAAETHQTLELMRWHRAAARCFSFGLGPACRQLLQDLSALSRGQAYFLRPGERLQPMLMQALRKALEPALSDISVDWFVPDAVEALLTPREIPALYPGDQLLGYCSLFRVDGFRSRPQGGQEPGWQSLGSSVFPSPEEAPSATSPGTEPTGTSEPLGTGTVSAELSSPWAAGDSDRIGADALTDPVTDPGPNPSSDAAIWRRIFQSSYIREQYVLTHCSASPEPGPGSTGSSESPASQGPGSPEGSAPLDPPSQQGCRSLAWGESAGSHSCPLPPPPPAPVKTGALSAEVLGRRRRAALTGRSLSSPPGQVNSVPRHLRHPSLGVAPDGPGPEPGQLLGQGLDDSGSLLSPAPMDWDMLMEPPFLFTAVPPSGELAPPAMLLPPQPPRCHVVIRALCGEQPMSWEVGVGLEMLWGPRDAGSLPPSPPERGSAWDQALHRLTAASVVRDNEQLALRGRGETRADRGHARRSWLRALQTSKVSSAPSCFTCPVAVDATTREVLPSALQVQSSEPAEPPGTPPASQGHLDAAPLPTVVHSKGGWEPDQIGNSSSALGDHAASIGGPHRLPPEPPSRLSLGRRKARGPDSHRLCSPNTGQASDSNSEGSNHDYLPLVRLQEAPGSFRLDAPFCAAVHISRERLCRASPFAAHRASLSPTSASSPWALLGHGAGQGDSATASCSPSPSSGSEGLGQVDSGRGSDTEASEGAEGPGGADLRGRTWATAVALAWLEHRCAAAFGEWELAAAKADCWLRAQHLPDGLDLANLKAAARGLFLLLRHWDQNLQLHLLCYSPANM, from the exons ATGCCCGGCCTGTACTGCCCCTCCAGCTGGACGCCGCTGCCCCTCACGGACTCCTGGGTTCGGGCCTGCGCCAATGGACCCTGCCTCAGCCTGCGGGCCCGGCTCACCTACCACAACCCACAGCCGCAGCCTGTGGACG GCGTGTTTGTGTACCCGCTGGCCGAGGCCGAAGTGGTTTCGGGCTTCGAGGCGGAGGCCGCCGGACGGCGCGTCTCCTTCCAGCTGCAGAGCCGGCGCCGCTCGCAGGCCGCCTGCTGCCGCGCGGTGGGCCCCGCGCTGGGGGCCTCAACACCCCGCCGCTGTGCGCAGG GTCATCTTGTCTTGGATCTGGCCCAGGCCCGGTCCACACTGGTGCTGCCCACAGGCCTCATCGCCGCAGCCGGCACCATGACAGTGACCCTGCGCAGCAGCCGGGAGCTGCCCTCCAGGCCTGACGGGGTGCTGCGCGTGGCCCTGCCCTCCGTGCTCACCCCTCTGGCCCCGCCAGGCCCGCTGGGGCCCCCCAGGCCTCCGGGGCTCTGTGACGACAG CCCCACCAGCTGCTTCGGAATGGGCAGCCCTGAGGGGGATGGACCAGCCTGGGAGGAGCCAGCTGCCCCTCGGGACGTGTTCTCAGGCCCTGCCCGTTGCCCGGCCCCGTACACCTTCTCCTTCGAGATGCTGGTGACTGGGCCATGCCTGCTGGCAG GCTTGGAGAGCCCCTCTCATGCTCTGCGGGCAGATGCCCCCCCTCATGCCAGCTCTGCAGCCACCATCTGTGTCACACTGGCAGAGGGCCACCACTGCGACCGGGCCTTGGAGATCCTGCTGCACCCCAGTG AGCCCCACCAGCCACACCTGATGCTGGAGGCCGGCAGCCTGAGCTCAGCAGAATACGAGGCCCAGGTGAGGGCCCGCCGGGATTTCCAGAGGCTGCAGCGAAGGGACAGTGAGGGGGACCGGCAG GTGTGGTTCCTGCAGCGACGCTTCCACAAGGACATCCTGCTGAACCCCGTGCTGGTGCTGAGCTTCTGCCCGGACCTGAGCTCCAAGCCTGGACACCTGGGCACAGCTACTCGGGAGCTCCTCTTCCTGTTGGATGGCAGCAGCATGGCACACAAG GATGCCATCGTTTTGGCTGTGAAGTCGCTCCCGCCCCAGACACTCATCAACCTGGCCACGTTTGGCACATTGGTGCAGCCCCTCTTCCCAGAGAGCCGGCCTTGCAGTGAT gaagctgtgCAGCTGATCTGCGAGAGCATGGAGATGCTGCAGGCTGCGGGCGGCCCCCCGGACGTGAGGTCTGCGCTGGACTGGGCCCTGGGGCAGCCCCAGCACAGGGCCCACCCTCGGCAGCTGTTCCTGCTCACCGCTGCCTCGCCCATGGCTGCTGAGACCCACCAAACCCTGGAGCTCATGAGGTGGCACAGGGCGGCAGCCAG GTGCTTCTCCTTTGGGCTGGGACCTGCCTGCCGCCAGCTGCTGCAGGATCTGTCTGCCCTCAGCAGGGGCCAGGCCTACTTCCTGAGGCCTGGGGAAAGGCTGCAGCCCATG CTGATGCAGGCCCTGCGGAAGGCACTGGAGCCCGCGTTGAGCGACATCTCTGTGGACTGGTTTGTGCCCGATGCGGTGGAGGCGCTGCTGACGCCCCGGGAGATCCCAGCGCTCTATCCCGGGGACCAGCTGCTCGGTTACTGCTCGCTCTTCAGGGTGGACGGCTTTCGGTCCCGCCCCCAAGGG GGCCAAGAGCCTGGCTGGCAGAGCTTGGGCAGCTCCGTGTTCCCATCCCCAGAGGAAGCACCATCTGCCACCAGCCCTGGCACCGAGCCCACTGGCACCTCAGAGCCACTGGGAACAGGCACTGTGTCAGCAGAGCTGTCCAgcccgtgggctgctggggacTCGGATCGGA TAGGTGCTGATGCTCTGACAGACCCAGTCACGGACCCGGGACCTAACCCCTCTTCTGACGCAGCCATATGGCGCCGCATCTTCCAGTCCTCGTACATCCGGGAGCAGTATGTGCTTACCCACTGCTCTGCCAGCCCAGAGCCAGGCCCAGGCTCCACAGGCAGCAGCGAGTCCCCCGCCTCCCAGGGCCCTGGGTCCCCCGAAGGCAGTGCTCCCCTGGATCCCCCTTCTCAGCAGGGCTGCCGCAGCCTGGCCTGGGGAGAATCTGCTGGCTCCCACTCCtgccccctgcctccacccccaccGGCTCCAGTCAAG ACTGGGGCCTTGAGTGCTGAGGTGTTGGGCCGTCGACGCAGAGCGGCTCTAACTGGCCGAAGCCTCTCATCCCCCCCAGGCCAGGTGAACTCAGTCCCTCGCCATCTCCGGCACCCCTCTCTGGGGGTAGCACCAGATGGGCCAGGCCCTGAGCCAGGGCAGCTGCTGGGACAGGGCCTGGATGACTCAG GAAGCctgctctccccagcccccatggACTGGGACATGTTGATGGAACCACCCTTCTTGTTCACGGCTGTTCCCCCCAGTGGGGAGTTGGCCCCTCCAGCAATGCTACTGCCTCCCCAGCCTCCACGCTGCCATGTGGTGATCCGGGCCCTGTGCGGGGAGCAGCCTATGAGCTGGGAGGTGGGCGTTGGGCTGGAGATGCTGTGGGGGCCTAGGGACGCTGGCTCACTGCCTCCGTCACCCCCTGAAAGAGGAAGTGCTTGGGACCAAGCACTCCATCGACTGACAGCGGCTTCCGTGGTCCGGGACAACGAGCAGCTGGCTCTCCGAGGACGGGGCGAGACCAGGGCTGACCGCG GTCATGCCCGGAGGTCCTGGCTCCGAGCCCTTCAGACAAGCAAGGTCAGCTCTGCCCCTTCCTGCTTCACTTGCCCTGTAGCTGTGGATGCTACCACCAGAGAGGTCCTACCTTCAGCCCTGCAGGTGCAGAGCTCAG AGCCAGCCGAACCCCCGGGCACCCCTCCTGCCTCTCAAGGTCATCTAGATGCAGCTCCTCTGCCCACAGTCGTCCACTCTAAAG GCGGCTGGGAGCCGGACCAAATTGGCAACTCCAGTTCTGCTTTGGGGGACCACGCAGCCTCCATCGGAGGTCCTCATCGTCTGCCCCCCGAGCCTCCCTCTCGGCTCAGCCTGGGCCGTCGGAAGGCCAGAGGCCCAGACAGCCATAGACTCTGCAGCCCCAACACGGGCCAAGCCAGTGACAGCAACAGTGAAGGCAGCAACCACGACTACCTACCCTTG GTGCGCTTGCAGGAGGCGCCCGGCTCCTTCCGCCTAGACGCGCCCTTCTGTGCAGCAGTGCACATCTCTCGGGAGCGCCTGTGCCGCGCCTCGCCCTTCGCTGCGCATCGCGCCAGCCTCAGCCCCACCTCGGCCTCCTCTCCCTGGGCACTGCTAGGCCATGGTGCTGGCCAGGGTGACAGTGCCACGGCCTCTTGCAGCCCGTCCCCCAGCTCGGGCTCCGAGGGTCTAGGCCAGGTGGACAGTGGCCGGGGCTCAGACACCGAGGCCTCGGAGGGGGCGGAAGGGCCTGGTGGTGCCGACCTGCGGGGCCGGACTTGGGCCACTGCTGTGGCGCTTGCGTGGCTGGAGCACCGCTGTGCCGCGGCCTTCGGCGAGTGGGAACTGGCGGCAGCTAAGGCTGACTGTTGGCTGCGGGCCCAGCACCTGCCCGACGGCCTCGACCTGGCCAACCTCAAGGCCGCAGCCCGGGGTCTCTTCCTGCTGCTGCGCCACTGGGACCAGAACCTGCAGCTGCACCTGCTGTGCTACAGCCCAGCAAACATGTGA